DNA sequence from the Candidatus Kaistella beijingensis genome:
CTACGGTACTGCCTAAATCCCGGTCGCGTACGTTGAATAGAACAGTTCCACGCAACATTGCATTTTCAGAATTGATCATTGGTGGTCCTTCTGTAAGACGAATGTCAGCCACTGCACTTAGCGGAATGGAACCAAATTCCATCGTCTGCATGGGCAATCTTCTCAGAGATTCCAAATTATTTCTGAAATCCTGGCCGTATCTGGCATTTACCGAAAAGCGCTGTCGGCCTTCCACGGTGGTGGTGAGTTTCATTCCGCCGAGCGCACTTTCCACGACGGCATTTACATCATCCACGCTTAGCCCGTATCTTCCTACTTCTTCGCGTTTCACTTGAATGTCCACATATTTTCCGCCGGTAATCGGTTCGACATACATGTCCTTGATCCCTTCAATTCCTGTGAGTTCCTTTTTAATCTTTTCTGAAAGGACGGCAATACTGTCCAGGTTCTGTCCGTATACTTTTACGCCCACATCCGTTCTGATCCCGGTTGAAAGCATATTGATTCGGTTGGAAATCGGCATGGTCCAGCCATTGGTAACGCCTGGAATCTGCAGTTTGGCATTCAGCTCATTGATGAGATCATCTTTTGTTTTGCCCTCGCGCCATTCGCTTTGCGGTTTCAACAAAATAATGGTTTCAATCATGGAGATGGGTGAATTATCTGTCGCCGTGTTGGCTCTTCCGGCTTTTCCGAGGACATGATCCACTTCCGGAATTCCCTTAATGATTTTATCCTGTACCTGCAGTAATCTTTTGGCTTCAGAGTTTGAAATATCGGGAAGGGTAACCGGCATAAAGAGCAGGGATCCTTCATCCAAAGGCGGCATAAACTCACGTCCAAGGTTCATTATCATTGGAATACTGATGAGCAGTGCCAAAATATTAATTCCCAGCGTGGTTTTTTTCCATTTCATGCACCATCTTATCAGCGGTTCGTAAATCCGTTCCAAGCCTCTGTTTATTGGGTTTTTATTATCGTCCTTAAATTTTCCCTTCATGAAAAAGGAGATGAGCACCGGGGCAAGGGTAAGCACCAGGATTGCATCAACAATCAGGATGAATGTTTTAGTGTACGCCAGCGGATGAAAAAGTTTACCTTCCTGACCGGTCAACATAAATACCGGGAGAAAAGAAACCACGATGATTACCGTAGAAAAAAATACGCCTCTGGATACCTGTAAGGATGATTTTTCGATAATCTTCAACCGAATGTCTTCGGGAATTTTAACGTAACTGTCTTTCTCCTTCTCTTTTTTTCTGAATATATTTTTAAACCAGTTGGTCTTCATTGTTAGGGGGTTTTATTTTGTTGATGGTTCTGCCAATCGGAGAGATTTTTATATGCATTTTCAGACATGATAATTCCGTTATCCACGATCACCCCAATTGCCAGCGCAATTCCTGTAAGGGACATGATATTTGAGGAAAGTCCAAACGCATTGAGCAGAATAAAACTGATGGCAATGGTGACCGGAATCTGAATGATGATGTTCAATGCACTTCGCCAGTGGAATAGGAACAGAATAACAATCATTGCCACCACGATAATTTCTTCAATCAGCTTGGTTTTAATATTGTCTATTGCCCCTTCAATCAGCGTACTACGGTCGTACGATGTTTTGAAGGTGACGCCTTCCGGTAGACCTTTTTCAACATCCTTCATTTTCTCTTTCACATCGTTGATGACCTTATCTGCATTTTCGCCATACCGTGCCACTACGATACCGCCCACGACTTCGCCTTCACCGTCTGCATCAAAAATACCCAGACGCAGATCGCCACCCATTTGTACCGAGCCAATATCTTTCACCCGCACGGGAATACCGTTGTAATTTCCCACCGCGATTTCTTCGATATCGGCTACATTCTTAATGTAACCAAGTCCACGGATGACGTAGGCCATATCGGCCATTTCAAATTTACGTCCGCCCACATCATTATTATTGGCTTTCACTTTGTTCATCACATCCATCAGAGAGACGTTATAGTACTGCAGTTTTACAGGATCTACGACGAGTTGGTACTGTTTTTCGAAACCTCCAAAAGAAGCTACTTCCGCAACGCCGGGAACCGTCTGCAGGGCAAACTTGACGTACCAGTCCTGGAGGGCGCGCTGGTCTCCTAAATCCATTTTAGGTGCATCCAAATGGTACCAGAAAACGTGACCAACACCAGTGCCATCCGGTCCGAGCGTAGGGGTGACATCTTGTGGGAGTAAACGCTGCGCATAATTGAGGCGTTCCATTACCCGGGTTCTGGCCCAATAAATATCTACGTTATCTTCGAAAATGACATACACGAAACTCATCCCAAACATAGAGGAAGCCCGGATGTTCTTAATTTTCGGAATTCCCTGAAGGTTGCTGACCAGAGGAAAAGTCACCTGATCTTCAATAATCTGGGGACTTCTGCCCATCCACTCGGTAAAAACGATGACCTGGTTCTCACTCAGATCCGGAATGGCATCGATGGGATTGTCCCTTACCGCAAAAATACCCCAGATAAAAAGGCCGATTGCAATCAGCAAAACGAAATACCTGTTGCGGAGGGAGAGTTTGATTAAATTTTGAATCATGGTTCAGTATGTTTTTACTTAATCTCCTCCTGAACCTCGCCACACGACAGCATTTCTTTGCCATAATAAGGATTCTTCACCTCACGTGAATCGCTAAGCCAAAAAGTCCCTTTGTTATCATTGAACATTGGACAGAAGATTTTGTACACCGGTTTTGGAGTTCCGAAATCCTTCAACAGGTCGTAAAAATCTGCACTCATTATGTCCAGGTGTTCGCGCTGATGATCAATCTTTCCAGCATTCTCCGCAATATGCTGCGCATGTTCTCTAATGCTTGATTCGAGGTCAGCATATTCTTTTTTCTGTTCAGCGGAAAATCCGTTTTTGTCTATTTTAGTTAGCGCCTCTAACATCCCCTTAGCAGCATTGACTGCTTCTTTATCATCATCACCCGACAACGCAAATGTAAGATGGGTGTAATGGGAATAGAGTTCTGTAAGATTTGCGGAAGATTTTTTTGCGTCTATCACGGTTACCTTTCTATCCATAGGCATATCGCCCATCGCTGAACTGTCAGACATCATGCTCATATCATGCTGCATGGATGTTTCAGTGGTGCTTTTCTGTTCTTTGTTTTCTTTACAAGAAGAGAGTGCAAGTGTGCCAATTGCTAAAAGGCTGAATATTAGTGTTTTCATTATTTTATAAGTTTAAAGGTTATTTATTATTAAAAAAGGCTTCGTAGTTTGCTTTATTTTCGAAGTACACGACATTATCATTTTTATCAGAGATTGCGATAATTGCGGTCGCTTTATCGATGAGTTGATGAGATATCGGATCATACGCCATGCGCGCATTTTCTTCCTGCGGGATTCTGAGTTTGCAGTTTTCGCAGCAACCGTAGTAGGTTTTGCCGTCATGCTTTACTTCGAGCTGTTTTTTGCCCATGTAGGCGTTGTTTACCATACAGACCTGGTCGTGAGGAACAATGTCGCCGGTCTTGAACTGTGCATTGGTAATTTGGGTATTTTCGGCTTTTGAATTGGTGCAGGAAACGAGAAACACTGCTACAAAAGCCAGTATTCCTAAAAGAATATTCTTCATTAAATTATCGGTTAAAGGTTAAATTTGAGCCTCCGTCTTGAGAGACTGTGTACGAATATCCTGATCTTCAAGTTGTTCTTTAAAGAACATTCTTTTCTAAAAGATTACTTAAAGGAGAAATGGAAGTTCGAAGGGACATTCAGCACCGCTAAATAATCTGCGGAAAGTGTCATAAACACTTCACGACCAGACACAATTCGGGCTGTAAAAGAAGATCTTAACCTATTTTGGGCGGTTCCCAAATGGTATGGAATCCACCGGAGTAATGGGGATTCTGATAAAAGAAATTAGAATTTTTGTCATCGTAACCGGACGCTTCGTTTTTAGAATCCTCTAAAAATTTGCTGTCTGCTAGAATGGTATACTGAGCAGTGCTGCAAAGGTTACCGCTGCAATTTCCTGAGCATCCATCGGTTTGACAATTGTGTGATTTTGGGTGACAGCATTCTTCTTTGCAATCGCCGCTGTCGCAAGACGGCTGTATCTGTGCGAATGACTGTTTTATGAAAGTTTGCGAACTGGTCGCGGTTTTAATAACCTGCTTCTCCTTTGTACTGCAAGCCTGAGAAATCCCTGGCGCCAGAAATAACGCGAGTGTAAGGGAAAGCAACAGTATTTTAAAATTTCCGACCATTGTAAGTAAACAGCACAAAGATAGGGAATTATTTTAGAAGCTAAACTACTTCCTTAAAACGAAATTTATTTTTCCTAAATTATTCACAATGTTACTCTTAGCAAACTGTAATAAATACGTCAATAAATGTCCAGTTTTTTATTAAAAAACTGGACAAATAATTTTTAGTCTACCTACTCTCATACCCCTCCTTAAACTTCAAAAACTTTTCTGCGTCCTTTGGATTTTTCTTCATCCATTTTTTCATTAGTGCGGTATTGTGCTCCAGCTGTTTTACTTGCTCTGTTTCATAAATCGCCTTGTTTTCATACTTGATCTCCTCCAGGATTTCCTCTCGAACCTCGGTCTTGGTGCGGATGCTTTCGCGGTACCAGTTTTTTCCTAGATAAACAGTTGCTGTTAAAATAAAAAATGCAACCAGCAATAGAGCCAGGATTCCGAAAAACCAATATTTAACAGTATCTGATTTCTGATGGAATTTTTCCAGATGCTTTATAACGTCCGGAGATAATTCTGTGATAATATTGTTGGGGATGGATTTAAGCAATTCCTGCCGTTTTAGATTTTCTTCATGTGCCAGTGCTTGGATCTTTTTCACATCCTCCTTGATGTCGCAGTACATGTGGAAAATCGCCTTCCCCGAAATTTCTACCGCCTTATTGCTTTCTATGACGCGGTGCAAAAGTTCGATGCCTGCATCTTGTGAAGAATAATTTTCTGTATTCATGTCTTGGTTGTTAAATTCGTTGTTCATTTTATTTTTTTAATTAATTTAATTTTGTTTTGACTTATCGTCTTCTTTTTCTCTTCCTCAGCAATTCATCGTCTGCCGCCGGTGTGTAGCTCGGTTTGAGGAGTTCCTTCACGGCATTTTCAATCTCCCTGAGGGCTGATTTTTCCGGATGTTTTATTTCGTTCGTTTGTGGATTACTCTGACTGAAAATTGCCGACTGGTAGCTTTCCGCATTCCGGTTTAGAATTTCTTTGATGTCCTTAATCTTCAGTTTGCTGGTGATCTCCGAAAGTTTGTAACCGGGATGGTACTGCCTCTGGGTATGGTCGTTTATGTCCTTTAATCTAACAATCCGCATCCCCGAAATACCGTCCTTCACATTCTGCGAGAGCGTCACTCTGTAACCACATCTCCGCATATAATCGACCAAGTCATCAAAATTTCTTGAGACCTTCATACAGTTTTGCAGGATTTTCAGCATCTGCTGCTTTTTCTCCTTTCCGATTTCCACATCTGTTTTCAGGTTCATCTCTTTGCAGACATTTCGAACCGATTCGCCGAAGCGCCTTCCGATATTGGCAGATTTTACCGTGCATTTACCATAAACATCTATGCGGTTCACGATGAAGTGGATATGTTTCTGCTTCGTGGAATTGTGGACATCCAAGACGATTTGGTTATTTTCTGTAAGTCCCACATCTTTCAATGATTTTAAAGCCAGTTCCTTCAATTCGTCGTTGGTCAGTATGTCTCCAATTTCCTTTGCCGGAGAAATGTAACCTGTGAGAGCCCATTTCTTTACATTCGGATTTCTCTCGGCGACAATCTTCATCTCTTCAAATCTTTCCTCCGGCATTGTTGAAAGCAGGTTGTTGGAATAAACACATTCCGCCGTGCCTTTGTCATTGCCGTTGTATTCAATCGCTATCTTACTGATCCTCCTCGTCGTTGCCGAATTGTTCATGCTTGATGATTTGTTGGTAGAGGTATTCCCGGATCAACCTCGTTGCAGTTTGAATTTCCTCAAGGATCTCTTTCTTGTTTTCAAACTCATTCCATTCTCTGTTCCGGAGCAGATTGGATATCCTTATAAAATTGTTGCCATAATTCAACAGGACTACATCGGTTTGAAACTCGTTTACTTTAAGTTCCTTTTCGGTAGAAATCAGTCTTAAATATTTTGAAATTTTGAGTTTGTAGAAGTCAGCCTCCTTTTGAATTTTCTCAAACTCCTTTTCGGTAAAACGAACTGAGACTACCTTCGAAAATTGGTTCGCCGTCTTCTTTTTCAAACCTCCCTCTCTACCGATTTCGCGAAAGCGGTTCCTTCTTTTTTCTTCTGCAACCTTTGCAATTTGCTGCTCGGAAATCTGTCTTACAAACTGTTTTAAAAAGTCATTTTTCATATTGTGTTTATGTGGTGTTTAATTTTTTTATAATTTTAAACTATGGGCTTGAATCGTAGTTCCAGACATGCGTTTCCGACGATAGGAGGAAACCAAAAAGCCCGATTTTTACGGCAAGCATACGCTTGTTGTAAACATTGGGTACTTTTTGCACTAAATACATGGCCAGTTTTTACCCAGCTTTTTTAGAGTATTCCACCTGTGCTTATTTTGCGCAGCCCGGCTTGTATAAATCTTCATCTTTTTCTCCTGTAAATATTCCGGTTTCCCTCAGCATCGTGTATGGCTGTTTGATTTTTTTCAAGCTTATTTTCAAGTGTCTTTTCTTCCTGTGATATCAGGAAATCATTCAGATCTTGATGGAGGAAATATTCATTCGATCGGTCATTTGCCTTCGGGAAAATTTTCAAAATTGAATCCCGGCACTGTTCGCCGGCGCGGTCGTTATCCAGGTACATTTCGACAGATTTATAATTTCCAAAAAGCCCTGATGTCTTGTGAACCATGGCGACAGAGTTCAGAATTAGATAGTCGGAAGGTGTCTTTTCCGGTTCTAAAATTTTATGGGAGAGGTAATCGGTAAAGCCCTCGAAAACCTTGAGGTTTTCAGAATTATTTTTTATCGTGGTGATATCCTTTTTTCCAAGACAGATTTTGGAAAAACTGCTGCGGATTTCGTAGCCTCCCGAATCGTTTTTAAAACCGAGCCCGAAATATCTTTTGTCGTTAATCCGGTAGTGTACTTCGCTCAATTGCGATTTTTGTGACTCGAGTTTTCTTGATTTCAAATAGTCTAACAATGCCGGGTGAATAACTTCCTTTACTTCGAGAATTTGATTTGTATTTTCAGCAGTAATTGCTTCCGTCACACTCGGCTTTTTATAAGAAAAATCGAAACGAGAAAGATATTCAAGAGCATCGGATACAGTGCATTGTTTGAGCTCCTGAACTATCGACACGACATCGTATTGTTTTCCAGTGCCAAAATCAAAGGCAATATTTTTCACATAATTCACTAATAAACTTGGCGTTCGTTCTTGTCGATTGATAGCATAATAATAGGCTGTTTTCGGATGTTCTTTGCTTGGGAATAGAGAAAAACTTTCCATTACTTCTTTGATGCTGATATTTTCGTTGGCTTGTTTGCAATTCATTTTTTGTGTTTTTAAAATTTATTTCTTTATATCCAGTTATATTTTCACCGTTTTTCCATACCTGCCTACCTAGACATTGAATATCAGTTCGTTATATCATTTTATGACTTATCTTGTTGTTACCTGTTAATTGGATCCCTACTTCAACTATGGTAGTTTAGGTAAAGTCTTATCTATTTTATTACCTTGATAAATATTTGTAAATGAGTTCTGTAAGTCCAATTAGGTAAGTAGGTAGGATAAATTGAATGTCAATGATTTAAACTTTCTTTCAGTCAATCTTTCTTCGGATCAGGTAGCCGTACACCTGGAGTTTCGGATGCTTGATTCTTTCATACTTGAGCCTGGTGAGCGCCTTTCCGACCTTGATGTTGTTCAATCTTAAATTCAGGGCGTTGTTCATTGCCACAACGATGTCCGTCGCCGTAAGAAAGTCCTTGATATCCTTCGATTTCTCGAAGTGTGCGGAAACGATTTCCTGCTCAAGTGAAAGCTGGGAAAACTGCTCGTTCCTCAGCTCATTAGCCTCTATGTCCGAGAGCGTCATTTCCGGTTGGTAATTTTTTCTTTCAAAAGCATTGTGGTACGCCTGCGCCCATACCTTGTCTATGTCTATTTCTTTGGAATAATTGAAGTCAATGCTTAAAACTTCGAAAACCAGCCACCTTACGCTTCCTGTCTCGTCGGTAAGGAAATCTGTTCTGTTGGTGGAGGCAACAAAGGAACATATCCTATCCATGTTCTCCGGCTTCCGTCCGTAAGGCACCCTTACTTTTGCGCCGCCCATCGAGATGAAGGATTTCAGAGTGTTGACATCCGATTTGGACAGGACGGCCAGCTCGTCCGCATTGAGGATGAAATTTTTGCAGATGGCAATGATGCCGTCCTTGTCCACTGTGACATTTTCGGAATAATAACCCTTGAGCCCGTCCGGGATGAGGAACCGCAGGAAGGTGGTTTTGCCCGTGTTCTGTTTGGAGCTTGCCAGCACGAGGCACTGCTTGTTGACATAGTCTTTCTTCAATGCGCAAAGCACGGCGCGGGTCAGCCACTTCTCGAGATGGTAGTGGAACGCTTCGCTGTCGTTGGTCCGAACAAATCCCGCCAGCTTCCGGATATGGTCTTCGCCGTCCCAGCCCGCGAGTTTTTTAAAGTATTCCGCTATCGGGTTGTATCTCTTTATCAGGTGGCTCCGTACTAGGATCTCCAACTTCTGCATGGTGATCTGCATCCCGGCCTGTACGAGTTCTATCAGCAGGGAGTTGATGTTTAGCTCTGTCCAGTCGTCCTTTCCCTTGAGCGATATTTCTATCTCCAGGGCGATGGCGTTAAAGCGAAGGTCATACTTGCTTTCCAGATACTTCATCACCATATCGAAAATGGTAGTGGTCTCGGAAGCGGTTTGGTAGAGTACTGGGATTTTTTGCTCTTCAGCCGGCTTGTTGGTTATTTCTTCCATCGCTCCAGAATTTCCTGCTCGAATGCATCGTAGTCATCATTTTGTATTTCCTCCACATTATCCCCCAGAAGATAAGCTTCCAGATCTTCTTTGCGAAAGTAGATTTTCTTTTGCCCCTTCTTTTTGTAGGCCTTCAGTTTGCCGTGGTGTTTGAGTTGGTAGAGATAGTCCGGATCCAGGTTGAGGAACAGCGCGGCCTCTTCCTTGGAATAGATCTTCTTGGTTCCGAGGGCGAGCATCTGTAGCGCCTTGGAGGTAAACTCTTTTTGCGAGTTTACCAAGGTGGACATTTGGCTTTCTAGCGCAGCTAGTCTTTCTTGGTCTTTCATTTCGTTGAATTTTGTTGAGGCCAAGATATTTCCCAAAGAAATAGCCGCCTAAAAGCGACTTAAAAAGTTTTTTGTAAAATAAAACAACCTAAAGAAATGTGCGTTCAATAGGAGGTTTTGTTTTATAATGGTTTAGTCAATAAACCATTAAAAGCGACTAACTGTCACCTTTATAATTCTGTTTATCAGACAAATATGATTTTTAAAGAGAAAATGTTTTTTTGGATTTTAGACTATATATCATCCTGAACATCGCTGTTGGAAAGATATTTTGAGAGGTTCCTGCTGTTTATTGGCTCTTCTGCGATATTTCCGAGCCTGTCTTTTGCCGAGGTGACGGCGTTGATAATTTTGCAGGTTTCGGCTTGGGTTATTGTGCCGGATTTACAACTTTCCATAACATTAGTAAAGGTCGAGAAAAAGTCCAAAATAGGCTGTACGCTCACGCCGTTCCTTGCAGGCTTTGTAAACAGAATCTTTCCAGAGTTTTTCTTCCGCAGTAAAAAGTCCGATAAATCCCTCTCGGAATCTTTAGAAATAAAATAATCCCGCAAAATGTCATCAATGACCATATTCGGATTCTTTTTTATTTCAAAAGCAAAATCGGATTCCTGTAGGATAATATTGTTGTGTTTTGCGAGTTCGTTGGTTTCAGATAAAATGATTTGTTGATTATTTAATTCGTTTGAAATCTTAGTGCCAACTTTCAAAAATTCTCTTTTTAACTCATTGGAATGGTGTTCTATTTTATCTGCCGCGTCTTGCTTTTCTCGGAACTCAAACCTTTCGCTATAACTGTTTTTCTTGAATTTTTTGAATGCCTGAATTGGCTTAAATGGGTGTTCCATTTTTACCTCGAACAGTATTACGGCAAGAATTTGAAGAATGATATAGAATAGGATTTGGGTAAAGTCGATCTTCTCGGCATGGATATCTTCCAGTA
Encoded proteins:
- a CDS encoding DUF3347 domain-containing protein produces the protein MKTLIFSLLAIGTLALSSCKENKEQKSTTETSMQHDMSMMSDSSAMGDMPMDRKVTVIDAKKSSANLTELYSHYTHLTFALSGDDDKEAVNAAKGMLEALTKIDKNGFSAEQKKEYADLESSIREHAQHIAENAGKIDHQREHLDIMSADFYDLLKDFGTPKPVYKIFCPMFNDNKGTFWLSDSREVKNPYYGKEMLSCGEVQEEIK
- a CDS encoding toprim domain-containing protein, with the protein product MNCKQANENISIKEVMESFSLFPSKEHPKTAYYYAINRQERTPSLLVNYVKNIAFDFGTGKQYDVVSIVQELKQCTVSDALEYLSRFDFSYKKPSVTEAITAENTNQILEVKEVIHPALLDYLKSRKLESQKSQLSEVHYRINDKRYFGLGFKNDSGGYEIRSSFSKICLGKKDITTIKNNSENLKVFEGFTDYLSHKILEPEKTPSDYLILNSVAMVHKTSGLFGNYKSVEMYLDNDRAGEQCRDSILKIFPKANDRSNEYFLHQDLNDFLISQEEKTLENKLEKNQTAIHDAEGNRNIYRRKR
- a CDS encoding virulence-associated E family protein translates to MEEITNKPAEEQKIPVLYQTASETTTIFDMVMKYLESKYDLRFNAIALEIEISLKGKDDWTELNINSLLIELVQAGMQITMQKLEILVRSHLIKRYNPIAEYFKKLAGWDGEDHIRKLAGFVRTNDSEAFHYHLEKWLTRAVLCALKKDYVNKQCLVLASSKQNTGKTTFLRFLIPDGLKGYYSENVTVDKDGIIAICKNFILNADELAVLSKSDVNTLKSFISMGGAKVRVPYGRKPENMDRICSFVASTNRTDFLTDETGSVRWLVFEVLSIDFNYSKEIDIDKVWAQAYHNAFERKNYQPEMTLSDIEANELRNEQFSQLSLEQEIVSAHFEKSKDIKDFLTATDIVVAMNNALNLRLNNIKVGKALTRLKYERIKHPKLQVYGYLIRRKID
- a CDS encoding efflux RND transporter permease subunit, whose translation is MIQNLIKLSLRNRYFVLLIAIGLFIWGIFAVRDNPIDAIPDLSENQVIVFTEWMGRSPQIIEDQVTFPLVSNLQGIPKIKNIRASSMFGMSFVYVIFEDNVDIYWARTRVMERLNYAQRLLPQDVTPTLGPDGTGVGHVFWYHLDAPKMDLGDQRALQDWYVKFALQTVPGVAEVASFGGFEKQYQLVVDPVKLQYYNVSLMDVMNKVKANNNDVGGRKFEMADMAYVIRGLGYIKNVADIEEIAVGNYNGIPVRVKDIGSVQMGGDLRLGIFDADGEGEVVGGIVVARYGENADKVINDVKEKMKDVEKGLPEGVTFKTSYDRSTLIEGAIDNIKTKLIEEIIVVAMIVILFLFHWRSALNIIIQIPVTIAISFILLNAFGLSSNIMSLTGIALAIGVIVDNGIIMSENAYKNLSDWQNHQQNKTP
- a CDS encoding relaxase/mobilization nuclease domain-containing protein, which codes for MNNSATTRRISKIAIEYNGNDKGTAECVYSNNLLSTMPEERFEEMKIVAERNPNVKKWALTGYISPAKEIGDILTNDELKELALKSLKDVGLTENNQIVLDVHNSTKQKHIHFIVNRIDVYGKCTVKSANIGRRFGESVRNVCKEMNLKTDVEIGKEKKQQMLKILQNCMKVSRNFDDLVDYMRRCGYRVTLSQNVKDGISGMRIVRLKDINDHTQRQYHPGYKLSEITSKLKIKDIKEILNRNAESYQSAIFSQSNPQTNEIKHPEKSALREIENAVKELLKPSYTPAADDELLRKRKRRR
- a CDS encoding helix-turn-helix domain-containing protein, with amino-acid sequence MKDQERLAALESQMSTLVNSQKEFTSKALQMLALGTKKIYSKEEAALFLNLDPDYLYQLKHHGKLKAYKKKGQKKIYFRKEDLEAYLLGDNVEEIQNDDYDAFEQEILERWKK
- a CDS encoding plasmid mobilization protein: MKNDFLKQFVRQISEQQIAKVAEEKRRNRFREIGREGGLKKKTANQFSKVVSVRFTEKEFEKIQKEADFYKLKISKYLRLISTEKELKVNEFQTDVVLLNYGNNFIRISNLLRNREWNEFENKKEILEEIQTATRLIREYLYQQIIKHEQFGNDEEDQ
- a CDS encoding efflux RND transporter permease subunit, whose translation is MKTNWFKNIFRKKEKEKDSYVKIPEDIRLKIIEKSSLQVSRGVFFSTVIIVVSFLPVFMLTGQEGKLFHPLAYTKTFILIVDAILVLTLAPVLISFFMKGKFKDDNKNPINRGLERIYEPLIRWCMKWKKTTLGINILALLISIPMIMNLGREFMPPLDEGSLLFMPVTLPDISNSEAKRLLQVQDKIIKGIPEVDHVLGKAGRANTATDNSPISMIETIILLKPQSEWREGKTKDDLINELNAKLQIPGVTNGWTMPISNRINMLSTGIRTDVGVKVYGQNLDSIAVLSEKIKKELTGIEGIKDMYVEPITGGKYVDIQVKREEVGRYGLSVDDVNAVVESALGGMKLTTTVEGRQRFSVNARYGQDFRNNLESLRRLPMQTMEFGSIPLSAVADIRLTEGPPMINSENAMLRGTVLFNVRDRDLGSTVEEAQAKLNNMVNKMPKGYFVEWSGQYENLIRGEQTLKMIMPLVLIVIFLSMYFAFNSYREAFFNLISIPFALIGGVFMISIWGVNLSVAVAVGFIALFGLAVETGIVMVIYLNDAMVQLIAKNGNSRETITNEELREYVINGAAKRLRPKIMTVCVTLFGLVPILWSHGVGSDMMKPIVLPMVGGVFTSAIHILLVTPIIFYMQKEWELNKLGKIDVLDASH